A genomic window from Synechococcus sp. WH 8016 includes:
- a CDS encoding DJ-1/PfpI family protein, whose protein sequence is MSNKRSIGVLLFEGFELLDVFGPLEMYGMAADHFDIRLICEHGGVIASHQGPESIVDCSFCNAQAFDLLLVPGGPGTRHEVGNQVLLDWLKDQSQRATLVTSVCTGSALLAKSGVLDGVRATTNKMAFDWVTSQSEKVQWQKQARWVEDGKFFTSSGVSAGIDMSLAVIAKLVSQQAAEQAANFAEYVWHRDPSWDPFAKLHGLVDD, encoded by the coding sequence ATGTCCAACAAACGAAGCATCGGAGTTCTTCTCTTTGAAGGGTTTGAACTTCTTGATGTCTTTGGTCCACTGGAAATGTATGGAATGGCAGCAGACCATTTCGACATCCGCCTGATCTGTGAGCATGGCGGCGTGATCGCCAGCCACCAGGGGCCCGAGAGCATCGTGGATTGTTCTTTTTGCAATGCACAAGCGTTTGATCTGCTGTTGGTTCCGGGCGGGCCAGGTACACGGCATGAGGTTGGCAATCAGGTGCTGTTGGATTGGTTGAAGGATCAGTCGCAGCGAGCCACTCTCGTGACCTCCGTCTGTACTGGCAGTGCCCTACTGGCCAAATCCGGCGTGCTGGATGGGGTACGTGCCACCACCAACAAGATGGCCTTCGATTGGGTGACGTCCCAGAGCGAGAAGGTGCAGTGGCAGAAACAAGCGCGCTGGGTGGAAGATGGCAAGTTCTTCACCTCATCGGGCGTGTCCGCTGGAATTGATATGTCGCTCGCTGTCATTGCCAAGCTGGTCAGCCAGCAAGCGGCAGAGCAAGCCGCCAATTTTGCGGAGTACGTCTGGCATCGCGATCCGAGCTGGGATCCTTTCGCCAAATTGCATGGTCTGGTTGACGATTGA
- a CDS encoding phosphoketolase, whose amino-acid sequence MSTSLRQTTIEISAPDVEVLLALDAYWRAANYLAVGMIYLQDNPLLKEQLRPEHIKNRLLGHWGSSPGQAFIWTHANRLINQYNLDMIYMSGPGHGAPGVRGPVYLDGSYTERYPDKSIDAEGLRKFFKMFSFPGHVGSHCTAEMPGSIHEGGELGYVLSHACGSVLDNPGLITIACVGDGEAETGPLATSWHINKFLNPIRDGAVLPVLHLNGYKIANPSILSRIDHEELESLFKGYGWTPIFVEGSDPMTMHRSMAIAMEQAVLEIQQHQQQARSSGKAFRPHWPMIVLRSPKGWTGPSEVDGKKVENFWRSHQVPVADVKTNESHLRLLEDWMKSYRPWELFDENGAVMEHIRQLSPSGDRRMGSNPHTNGGVLRKELLFSAIEQHAVEVQNPGTTEAENTYPLGELIRDLIRDNPGGYRLFGPDETHSNRLQAVYQATKKVWMANDLPEDLEGGELSKDGSVIEMLSEHTLVGMMEGYLLTGRNGFFHTYEAFAHVISSMYNQHCKWLEHCEQIPWRAPIGPWNCLISSTVWRQDHNGFTHQDPGFMDLAGNKKGSITRVYLPADANSLLAVAEHALTETNVSNIIVSDKQKHLQYLTLEQARRHVAKGLGIWDWACNDDCGTDLDEPDVVLASAGDIPTKECLAAIEILRDQIPQVKVRYINVVKLFALAPATEHPHGLSERDFNSLFPSNKPVIFNFHGYPWLIHRLVYRWDRQSRFHVRGYKENGNINTPLELAIINQIDRFNLVIDVIDRVECLGSRAAHVKEKMKDEIQKHRVYAHTHGIDSPEINNWRWTTLP is encoded by the coding sequence ATGTCGACCTCACTCCGTCAGACGACCATCGAAATCTCTGCACCTGATGTCGAGGTGCTTCTGGCACTTGACGCTTACTGGCGAGCAGCGAATTACCTCGCCGTCGGCATGATTTATTTGCAGGACAATCCCCTGCTCAAGGAGCAGCTTCGCCCCGAGCACATCAAAAACCGTCTGCTCGGTCACTGGGGAAGTAGTCCAGGTCAGGCCTTTATCTGGACCCACGCCAACCGGCTGATTAATCAATACAACCTGGACATGATTTACATGTCTGGACCGGGGCATGGGGCCCCAGGAGTCCGTGGCCCGGTCTATCTCGATGGAAGCTATACCGAGCGCTACCCAGATAAATCAATCGATGCAGAAGGGCTCAGAAAGTTCTTCAAGATGTTTTCTTTTCCAGGACATGTCGGCAGTCACTGCACTGCCGAGATGCCTGGTTCGATCCACGAGGGCGGTGAGCTCGGCTATGTCCTCTCCCATGCCTGCGGTTCGGTTTTAGACAACCCAGGGTTGATCACCATCGCCTGTGTGGGCGATGGCGAAGCGGAAACCGGCCCCTTGGCGACAAGTTGGCATATCAATAAGTTCCTCAACCCCATTCGCGATGGTGCGGTCCTACCCGTCCTGCATCTGAACGGCTACAAGATTGCTAATCCGAGCATCCTCAGTCGGATCGATCATGAGGAGCTTGAATCCTTGTTCAAGGGCTATGGCTGGACACCGATCTTCGTTGAAGGCTCCGACCCGATGACGATGCATCGTTCCATGGCGATCGCCATGGAACAGGCCGTTCTTGAAATACAGCAGCATCAACAACAGGCTCGCAGTAGCGGCAAAGCTTTCCGGCCTCACTGGCCCATGATCGTTCTTCGCTCTCCGAAGGGCTGGACAGGCCCAAGCGAAGTTGATGGTAAAAAAGTCGAGAACTTCTGGAGATCGCATCAGGTTCCGGTTGCTGATGTGAAAACCAATGAGAGCCACCTACGGCTTCTTGAAGATTGGATGAAGAGCTACCGGCCGTGGGAATTGTTCGATGAGAACGGAGCTGTCATGGAGCATATTCGTCAGTTATCACCGAGCGGTGATCGTCGTATGGGCAGCAATCCCCATACCAACGGAGGTGTGCTTCGCAAGGAGCTGTTGTTCTCCGCAATTGAGCAGCATGCCGTGGAGGTTCAGAACCCGGGAACCACAGAAGCGGAGAACACTTATCCATTAGGCGAGCTCATTCGTGACTTGATCCGAGATAACCCAGGTGGTTATCGCTTGTTCGGCCCAGATGAAACCCACTCCAATCGGCTTCAAGCCGTTTATCAAGCCACAAAGAAAGTTTGGATGGCGAATGATCTGCCTGAGGATCTTGAAGGCGGCGAACTCTCCAAAGATGGCTCGGTCATTGAGATGCTGTCTGAGCACACGCTGGTGGGAATGATGGAGGGTTATCTCCTCACGGGTCGTAATGGCTTTTTCCATACCTATGAGGCATTCGCCCACGTGATCTCTTCGATGTATAACCAGCACTGCAAATGGCTGGAACACTGTGAGCAGATTCCCTGGAGGGCTCCGATCGGTCCTTGGAACTGCTTGATCTCTTCCACTGTTTGGCGCCAGGATCACAACGGTTTCACCCATCAGGATCCAGGTTTCATGGACCTTGCCGGCAACAAAAAAGGCTCGATTACCCGCGTTTACTTACCTGCCGATGCCAACAGCTTGCTCGCTGTTGCCGAACATGCCCTTACAGAAACCAACGTCTCCAACATCATTGTTTCGGATAAGCAAAAACATCTTCAGTACCTAACGCTGGAGCAGGCTCGGCGCCATGTGGCTAAAGGTTTGGGGATCTGGGATTGGGCTTGTAACGACGATTGCGGAACTGATCTCGATGAACCAGATGTTGTTCTTGCTTCTGCTGGTGACATCCCAACGAAAGAATGTTTGGCTGCTATTGAAATCCTGAGAGATCAAATCCCCCAGGTGAAGGTACGTTATATCAACGTAGTGAAACTGTTTGCGTTGGCTCCGGCTACTGAACACCCCCATGGTTTAAGTGAGCGCGACTTCAACAGCCTGTTCCCATCAAATAAGCCCGTCATTTTCAATTTCCATGGCTATCCGTGGTTAATTCATCGGTTGGTTTATCGCTGGGATCGGCAATCACGCTTCCATGTTCGCGGCTATAAAGAAAATGGAAATATCAACACACCTCTCGAACTGGCCATCATCAACCAGATCGACCGCTTCAACCTCGTGATCGATGTGATCGATCGCGTCGAATGTCTTGGCTCGCGAGCCGCTCATGTGAAGGAAAAAATGAAGGATGAGATCCAAAAGCATCGCGTCTATGCCCATACTCATGGCATAGATTCTCCGGAAATCAACAACTGGCGGTGGACAACCCTTCCTTGA
- a CDS encoding alpha-keto acid decarboxylase family protein: MTPSVVTYALDRLADLGIGHVFGVPGDYAFPINDAVEVHPRLQWVPSANELNAAYAADGYARRGGAGIVCTTYGVGELSALNGLMGAMAERLPVFHLVGTPSLRIVRQGLICHHTLGDRNYDRFEAISASASCVSARLTPENAVIELERVIDKALEESRPAYLTFPMDLALMPITGTPIQGSPLGVIDQHDSVAGELEAVLDLLMARIAAASRPVVLPTVTLKRFGLIHAFEAFLKSSGLAYATTPMDKALLSEEHPAFLGMYNGARSTPAALRSVVEDADLLIDLGGLVLEDLNTGLWSGSLDPRRIVALHADWVQAGDQVFTSVSISDVLAGLTRRFQDASKRLSYAGEHRPTQPASLLPLSGTVDQPTSSASFYPRLQQFLRSSDLLVSDTGTCLLKLNALRLPAGVAMESQTLWGSIGWGTPAALGCALADPERRVVLVTGDGAHQLTMQEIGVMGYTGVNPVVIVLNNGLFGVEALISETGHAYNNLPAWRYADLPAALGCDGWWCGRVSTLAELEQAFAEINAHQGAAYLEVLIPAEESQPLAEEVIETIHKTATPHSTSPS; this comes from the coding sequence ATGACTCCTTCCGTTGTGACTTATGCCCTGGATCGTCTTGCCGATCTCGGGATCGGCCATGTGTTTGGTGTGCCGGGTGACTACGCCTTTCCCATCAACGATGCAGTGGAAGTGCACCCGCGGCTGCAGTGGGTGCCCTCAGCGAATGAACTGAATGCGGCCTATGCAGCCGATGGCTACGCTCGCCGCGGTGGGGCTGGCATCGTTTGCACCACCTATGGCGTGGGTGAACTCAGTGCGCTCAATGGCCTGATGGGAGCGATGGCTGAGCGGCTGCCCGTGTTTCATCTGGTGGGTACGCCAAGTCTGCGGATCGTGCGCCAGGGACTGATCTGTCATCACACCCTTGGCGATCGCAACTACGACCGCTTTGAGGCCATCTCCGCCTCGGCAAGTTGTGTGAGCGCCAGGCTCACGCCCGAAAATGCCGTGATTGAACTGGAGCGCGTGATTGATAAGGCGCTGGAGGAATCCAGGCCTGCTTATCTCACCTTTCCGATGGATCTGGCTCTGATGCCGATCACCGGTACGCCGATCCAGGGATCACCGCTTGGTGTGATCGATCAACACGACAGTGTTGCTGGCGAACTGGAGGCTGTGCTTGATCTCCTAATGGCACGGATTGCCGCCGCATCCAGACCCGTGGTTCTTCCCACCGTCACCTTGAAGCGTTTCGGTCTGATCCATGCATTCGAGGCTTTCCTCAAGTCTTCCGGTCTGGCCTATGCCACCACGCCGATGGACAAGGCGCTTCTGAGTGAGGAGCACCCCGCTTTCCTTGGGATGTACAACGGCGCACGGTCAACGCCTGCGGCTTTGCGCAGCGTGGTGGAAGACGCCGATCTGCTGATCGATCTGGGGGGATTGGTGCTCGAAGATCTCAACACAGGACTTTGGAGTGGCTCCCTTGATCCCCGCCGGATCGTTGCGTTGCATGCCGACTGGGTGCAGGCCGGTGACCAGGTGTTCACGAGTGTGAGCATCAGCGATGTCTTGGCGGGGTTAACCAGGCGTTTTCAGGATGCCTCGAAGCGCTTGTCCTATGCGGGTGAGCATCGTCCAACCCAGCCCGCTTCGCTACTTCCCCTGAGCGGAACCGTTGATCAGCCCACAAGTTCAGCGAGCTTTTACCCCCGCTTGCAGCAATTCCTGCGCTCTAGCGACCTCTTGGTGTCGGATACCGGCACATGCCTGCTCAAGCTCAATGCCCTACGACTACCCGCTGGCGTGGCGATGGAAAGCCAAACCCTCTGGGGATCGATTGGATGGGGCACCCCGGCGGCCTTGGGGTGCGCCTTGGCGGACCCGGAGCGCCGCGTTGTTCTGGTGACAGGTGATGGCGCTCACCAGCTCACGATGCAGGAGATCGGGGTGATGGGATACACGGGGGTGAATCCGGTGGTGATCGTTTTGAACAATGGCCTGTTCGGGGTGGAGGCGTTGATCAGTGAAACGGGGCACGCCTACAACAATTTGCCCGCCTGGCGCTACGCAGATCTTCCGGCTGCTCTTGGATGCGATGGCTGGTGGTGCGGGCGGGTGAGCACCCTGGCGGAACTGGAACAGGCCTTTGCCGAGATCAATGCCCATCAGGGGGCTGCCTACCTCGAGGTGCTGATTCCTGCGGAGGAAAGTCAGCCCCTGGCGGAGGAGGTGATTGAAACCATCCACAAGACAGCAACACCCCATTCAACTTCCCCTTCCTAA
- a CDS encoding acetate/propionate family kinase produces the protein MTGLVLVINLGSSSFKVSLVDSTGAKVWCCNRKRSTGESVSTVLNQWLTPVVERHRHQIQLIGHRVVHGGEDFTSPTLITPQLEHALQMLIPLAPLHQPPALAGLAWTQRLVPDCPQWACFDTAFHRTLPTAASTYAIPQKLRDKGLHRYGFHGINHQYVSEYVADYWRTKGCDPSQLRLISAHLGAGASLAAVKGGICIDTTMGFTPMEGLVMETRSGSVDPGLILELIRQGYGATELSHSLQNESGLKGLSGLSGDMREIRELALEAHPGALLALAVFRHRLLQQLGAMAASLQGVDVLALTGGIGEHDEALRIELHESLNWWGAFETVVVPADEEGMIARLCLRHQFSLTATD, from the coding sequence ATGACAGGCCTCGTCCTTGTGATCAATCTCGGTAGTTCCAGTTTCAAGGTTTCCCTGGTGGATTCCACGGGAGCTAAAGTTTGGTGTTGCAATCGCAAGCGAAGTACAGGGGAGTCCGTCAGCACAGTCTTGAATCAGTGGCTGACTCCAGTTGTTGAGCGTCATCGCCATCAGATTCAGCTCATCGGTCACAGGGTGGTGCATGGCGGTGAGGACTTCACTTCTCCAACGCTGATCACACCGCAGTTAGAGCATGCACTCCAGATGCTCATCCCTCTGGCCCCCTTGCATCAGCCACCGGCTCTTGCTGGACTTGCCTGGACCCAGCGCTTGGTGCCTGATTGCCCGCAATGGGCATGCTTTGACACAGCTTTCCACCGCACATTACCTACGGCTGCAAGCACCTATGCGATCCCGCAGAAGCTTCGCGACAAGGGACTTCATCGCTACGGCTTCCATGGCATCAACCATCAGTACGTCTCCGAATATGTTGCCGATTACTGGCGTACTAAGGGATGTGACCCGTCTCAGCTTCGGTTGATCAGTGCTCATCTTGGTGCAGGAGCGTCGCTTGCAGCGGTAAAGGGTGGCATCTGCATCGACACCACTATGGGCTTCACTCCAATGGAGGGACTCGTTATGGAAACGCGTTCAGGGAGTGTTGATCCCGGACTGATCCTCGAATTGATCCGACAAGGATATGGCGCAACAGAACTCAGCCACTCACTGCAGAACGAGTCAGGGCTCAAGGGACTATCCGGTCTCAGCGGAGACATGCGCGAAATCCGTGAGTTGGCCCTGGAAGCCCATCCCGGTGCTCTACTGGCCCTTGCCGTGTTTCGACACCGGCTATTGCAACAGCTCGGAGCCATGGCTGCAAGCCTGCAAGGAGTGGATGTTCTCGCCCTCACCGGTGGCATCGGTGAACACGACGAAGCTCTTCGCATTGAGCTGCATGAATCACTTAATTGGTGGGGAGCGTTTGAAACTGTTGTGGTACCAGCAGACGAAGAAGGGATGATTGCTCGCCTCTGCTTGCGCCACCAGTTTTCGTTGACAGCGACTGATTGA
- a CDS encoding multicopper oxidase family protein has product MLRRSFLQLSVLGALLGSSSLELFRKTRAKAQSSWERFISQPTFQRPRNQDTVVLEIATAPITVLGQTVDRGCIRQLNGQRGYTTTQAKGINLELINQLPVPTTVHWHGLILPNAMDGVPFVTQPPIPPGKRQRIHYPLVQNGTFWMHSHYGLQTQSYVAEPFVILDEKQEPWADRTISVMLRDFSFTPASQILNNVVAGERGGGTAMAKSLADFAWHQPRTLLTQQWDPATQRFGRKQEKGVLMMAPDVVYDALLANERSLDAPEIIDVEPGETVAIRWVAGSAFMSFFLDLGDLEGELLRTDANPVEPIRGSLFQLALAQRLTLRIKVPEEPGVFPLLALGERSNQRCGVVLRSNPKLSVPDLAPQTDQWTGSLDFTQDKQLRATNPLAARAADNTIPVALTGPAPKYTWGLNDRFYPYCDPYWVEQGQRVEMVFSNPTPMGHPMHLHGHEFQILEIDGKPLDGPMRDTVYVPKGSTCRIAFDANNPGIWAFHCHIAYHHVRGMFNVVAYRSADLSWWDPSGFGHEYLPF; this is encoded by the coding sequence CAGCAGCCTGGAGCTGTTCAGGAAAACCCGTGCCAAAGCGCAGTCCTCCTGGGAACGGTTCATCAGCCAACCCACGTTTCAGAGGCCCCGCAATCAAGACACGGTGGTCCTGGAAATTGCAACAGCACCGATCACTGTTTTGGGGCAAACCGTGGATCGTGGCTGCATTCGCCAGCTGAATGGCCAGCGGGGGTACACCACGACGCAAGCCAAAGGCATCAATCTCGAGCTGATCAACCAATTACCGGTGCCCACAACGGTGCATTGGCATGGCTTGATTCTTCCCAATGCCATGGATGGCGTGCCATTCGTCACGCAACCCCCGATTCCCCCAGGGAAACGCCAACGCATCCACTACCCGCTAGTGCAAAACGGCACCTTCTGGATGCATTCGCACTACGGCCTGCAAACCCAAAGCTATGTCGCTGAGCCGTTTGTGATTCTCGATGAGAAACAAGAGCCTTGGGCTGATCGCACGATCAGCGTGATGCTTCGGGACTTCAGCTTCACGCCCGCCAGCCAAATCCTCAACAACGTGGTGGCTGGAGAGCGCGGTGGTGGCACGGCCATGGCCAAAAGCTTGGCTGATTTCGCTTGGCATCAACCTCGAACGCTGCTCACCCAGCAATGGGATCCAGCGACGCAACGCTTCGGGAGGAAACAAGAAAAGGGGGTTTTGATGATGGCCCCCGATGTTGTGTACGACGCGCTGCTGGCGAATGAACGCAGCCTCGATGCTCCAGAGATCATTGATGTAGAGCCTGGCGAAACCGTGGCGATCCGCTGGGTTGCCGGCAGCGCCTTCATGAGCTTTTTCCTTGACCTTGGCGATCTCGAAGGAGAGCTGCTGCGCACCGATGCCAATCCCGTGGAGCCGATCCGCGGCTCCCTGTTTCAACTCGCTCTGGCTCAACGTTTAACGCTGCGCATCAAGGTTCCAGAAGAACCTGGGGTGTTTCCATTGTTGGCCTTAGGGGAACGCAGCAACCAGCGCTGTGGCGTGGTGCTGCGCAGCAACCCGAAGCTCAGCGTGCCCGATTTGGCGCCGCAAACCGATCAGTGGACCGGAAGCCTCGATTTCACCCAGGACAAGCAACTGCGGGCAACAAATCCCCTCGCTGCTCGTGCTGCTGACAACACAATCCCCGTGGCCCTCACCGGCCCTGCTCCCAAATACACCTGGGGACTGAACGATCGTTTTTACCCTTACTGCGATCCCTACTGGGTGGAGCAGGGCCAACGGGTGGAGATGGTGTTTTCCAATCCCACCCCGATGGGGCATCCCATGCATCTGCATGGCCATGAATTCCAAATCCTCGAAATCGATGGCAAGCCCTTGGACGGCCCCATGCGCGACACCGTCTACGTCCCCAAAGGGAGCACCTGCCGCATTGCCTTTGATGCCAACAACCCAGGCATTTGGGCCTTCCACTGCCATATCGCTTATCACCATGTGCGCGGCATGTTCAATGTGGTGGCTTACCGCTCAGCTGATCTGAGCTGGTGGGATCCAAGTGGCTTTGGCCATGAATACCTGCCGTTCTGA